One Streptomyces sp. NBC_01237 genomic region harbors:
- a CDS encoding ABC transporter ATP-binding protein has protein sequence MAEDNTQGRHVPTVIADDVHIVYRVNGAGGGRGSATAALSRMVRRGKGEPRGVRKVHAVRGVSFTAYRGEAIGLIGTNGSGKSTLLRAIAGLLPTESGMVYTDGQPSLLGVNAALMSDLTGERNVVLGGLAMGMSREEIRERYRSIVDFSGINEKGDFITLPMRTYSSGMAARLRFSIAAAKNHDVLMIDEALATGDRKFRIRSEERIRELRKEAGTVFLVSHNNKSIRDTCDRVLWLEKGELLMDGPTEEVLKAYERETGK, from the coding sequence GTGGCTGAGGACAACACGCAGGGACGTCATGTTCCCACCGTCATCGCCGACGACGTGCACATCGTGTACCGCGTCAACGGCGCGGGAGGCGGCAGGGGCAGCGCCACCGCCGCGCTCAGCCGCATGGTGCGCCGCGGCAAGGGCGAGCCGCGCGGGGTGAGGAAGGTGCACGCCGTACGCGGTGTCTCCTTCACCGCCTACCGGGGCGAGGCCATCGGGCTCATCGGCACCAACGGTTCGGGCAAGTCGACCCTGCTGCGGGCCATCGCCGGACTGCTGCCGACCGAGTCCGGCATGGTGTACACGGACGGTCAGCCCTCGCTGCTCGGTGTGAACGCGGCGCTGATGAGCGACCTGACCGGCGAGCGCAACGTGGTGCTCGGCGGACTCGCCATGGGCATGAGCCGCGAGGAGATCCGCGAGCGCTACCGGAGCATCGTGGACTTCTCCGGCATCAACGAGAAGGGTGACTTCATCACCCTGCCGATGCGGACGTACTCCTCCGGGATGGCCGCGCGGCTGCGCTTCTCGATCGCCGCCGCCAAGAACCACGACGTCCTCATGATCGACGAGGCGCTGGCCACCGGTGACCGCAAGTTCCGGATCCGTTCGGAGGAGCGGATCCGTGAACTGCGCAAGGAGGCGGGCACCGTCTTCCTGGTCAGCCACAACAACAAGTCGATCAGGGACACCTGCGACCGGGTGCTGTGGCTGGAGAAGGGCGAGCTCCTGATGGACGGCCCGACCGAGGAAGTCCTCAAGGCGTACGAGCGCGAGACCGGCAAGTAG
- a CDS encoding iron-containing alcohol dehydrogenase family protein — protein sequence MPVLTRLIPSPVVVDIRRGAMDDLAGLLADQRISSSGKLAVAISDGSGRALRERLAPVLPGADWYPVSDGTIDSAVKLADGIKGNRYDAVVGLGGGKIIDVAKYAAARVGLPMVAVATNLSHDGLCSPVATLDNDNGRGSYGVPTPIAVVIDLDIIREAPARYVRSGIGDAISNISCVADWELAHEVNGEEIDGLAAAMARQAGEAVLRHPGGVGDDAFLKVLAEGLVLTGISMSVAGDSRPASGACHEINHAFDLLYPQRAASHGEQVGLGACFAMHLRGARQEALLMTSVLRRHGLPVLPDEIGFTADEFVTAVEYAPQTRPGRFTILEHLNLSTDQIKDAYADYAKAIGS from the coding sequence GTGCCAGTACTGACCCGGCTCATTCCGTCCCCGGTCGTCGTCGACATCAGGCGCGGCGCCATGGACGATCTGGCGGGCCTGCTGGCCGACCAGCGGATCTCCTCCTCGGGCAAGCTCGCCGTCGCGATCAGCGACGGTTCCGGGCGCGCCCTGCGCGAGAGGCTCGCTCCGGTCCTGCCGGGTGCCGACTGGTACCCGGTGTCCGACGGCACGATCGACTCGGCGGTGAAGCTCGCCGACGGCATCAAGGGCAACCGGTACGACGCCGTGGTCGGCCTCGGCGGCGGCAAGATCATCGACGTGGCGAAGTACGCCGCGGCGCGCGTCGGACTGCCGATGGTCGCCGTCGCGACGAACCTCTCGCACGACGGTCTGTGCTCGCCGGTGGCGACGCTGGACAACGACAACGGGCGGGGCTCCTACGGGGTGCCCACCCCGATCGCCGTGGTGATCGACCTCGACATCATCCGTGAGGCGCCCGCCCGCTACGTCCGCTCCGGCATCGGCGACGCGATCTCGAACATCTCCTGCGTCGCCGACTGGGAGCTCGCCCACGAGGTCAACGGCGAGGAGATAGACGGTCTCGCGGCCGCCATGGCGCGGCAGGCCGGCGAGGCCGTGCTGCGCCACCCCGGCGGGGTCGGCGACGACGCCTTCCTGAAGGTGCTGGCCGAAGGGCTCGTGCTGACCGGTATCTCGATGTCGGTCGCGGGGGACTCCCGGCCGGCCTCCGGCGCCTGCCACGAGATCAACCACGCCTTCGACCTGCTGTACCCCCAGCGGGCGGCCAGCCACGGCGAACAGGTCGGCCTCGGCGCCTGCTTCGCGATGCATCTGCGCGGCGCCCGTCAGGAGGCGCTGCTGATGACGTCGGTACTGCGGCGCCACGGCCTGCCGGTCCTGCCGGACGAGATCGGCTTCACGGCGGACGAGTTCGTGACCGCCGTCGAGTACGCCCCGCAGACGCGTCCGGGACGCTTCACGATCCTGGAACACCTCAACCTGTCCACCGACCAGATCAAGGACGCTTACGCAGACTATGCAAAAGCCATCGGTAGCTGA
- a CDS encoding CDP-alcohol phosphatidyltransferase family protein, whose protein sequence is MQKPSVAELRPVVHPPGVKDRRSGEHWAGRLYMREVSLRIDRHLVNTRVTPNQLTYVMTVAGALAAPALLVPGITGALLGVLMVQLYLLLDCVDGEIARWKKQYSLAGVYLDRVAAYLCDAAVLVGFGLRAADIWGEGRIDWLWAFLGTLAALGAILIKAETDLVGVARHQGGMPPVKETASEPRSSGMALARRAAAALKFHRLVLGVEASLLILAAAIADSVRDDLFFSRLGVAVLAGIALLQTLLHLVSVLASSRLK, encoded by the coding sequence ATGCAAAAGCCATCGGTAGCTGAGCTTCGACCGGTCGTTCACCCCCCGGGTGTGAAGGACCGGCGGAGCGGCGAGCACTGGGCCGGCCGGCTCTACATGCGCGAGGTCTCCCTGCGCATCGACCGGCATCTGGTGAACACACGGGTCACGCCCAACCAGCTGACCTACGTGATGACGGTCGCGGGTGCCCTCGCGGCCCCGGCGCTGCTCGTACCGGGCATCACGGGCGCCCTGCTCGGCGTGCTGATGGTCCAGCTCTATCTGCTGCTCGACTGCGTCGACGGCGAGATCGCCCGCTGGAAGAAGCAGTACTCGCTCGCCGGGGTCTACCTGGACCGGGTCGCCGCGTATCTGTGCGACGCCGCGGTCCTGGTCGGCTTCGGCCTGCGCGCCGCCGACATCTGGGGCGAGGGGCGGATCGACTGGCTGTGGGCCTTCCTCGGAACCCTGGCCGCGCTCGGCGCGATCCTGATCAAGGCCGAGACCGACCTGGTCGGTGTCGCCCGTCACCAGGGCGGGATGCCGCCGGTGAAGGAGACGGCCTCCGAGCCGCGCTCGTCCGGAATGGCGCTGGCCCGCAGGGCCGCCGCGGCGCTGAAGTTCCACCGGCTGGTCCTCGGCGTCGAGGCGTCGCTGCTGATCCTCGCCGCGGCGATCGCGGACAGCGTCCGGGACGACCTGTTCTTCTCGCGGCTCGGCGTCGCCGTCCTGGCCGGGATCGCTCTCCTGCAGACCCTGCTCCACCTCGTGTCCGTGCTCGCTTCCAGCAGGTTGAAGTGA
- the hpnE gene encoding hydroxysqualene dehydroxylase HpnE — translation MARRVPDCDDLDADVPADGARCGDEVTKGGRMSDESPRSRAVVVGGGIAGITAALRLADAGLDVTLLEGRPRLGGLAFSFQRGELTVDNGQHVYLRCCTGYRWFLDRVGGAHLAPLQDRLDVPVLDVGRAAGPRLGRLRRNNLPVPLHLAAGLAAYPHLSLAEKASVGRAALALGRLDPADPALDEIDFATWLRQHGQSQRTIEALWDLVGVATLNATAPNASMALAAKVFKTGLLSEPGAADIGWAVVPLGELHDTLARKALDSAGVRTELRAKVGSLSRTEDGGWAVESGGERIVADTVVLAVPQTETHGLLPEGALDEPELLLDIDSAPILNVHVVYDRKVLRRPFFAALGSPVQWVFDRTESSGLTGGGQYLAVSQSAAQDEIDLPVAELRARYLPELERLLPAARGAGIRDFFVTRERTATFAPAPGVGRLRPGPRTRAPGLHLAGAWTATGWPATMEGAVRSGVSAADAALVDLGRTLGHPLQEAA, via the coding sequence GTGGCCCGGCGCGTCCCTGACTGCGACGATCTGGATGCCGATGTTCCGGCCGACGGCGCCCGATGCGGCGACGAGGTCACGAAAGGGGGACGCATGAGCGACGAGAGCCCGCGCTCCCGCGCGGTGGTCGTCGGCGGCGGTATCGCGGGGATCACAGCGGCCCTCCGGCTGGCCGATGCCGGACTTGACGTGACCCTGCTCGAAGGGCGGCCCCGGCTCGGCGGACTCGCCTTCTCCTTCCAGCGCGGCGAGCTGACCGTCGACAACGGCCAGCACGTCTATCTGCGCTGCTGCACCGGCTACCGCTGGTTCCTGGACCGGGTCGGAGGCGCCCATCTGGCGCCCCTCCAGGACCGCCTCGACGTGCCCGTGCTCGATGTCGGGCGGGCCGCGGGCCCCCGCCTGGGACGGCTGCGCCGCAACAACCTCCCCGTACCCCTGCACCTGGCCGCCGGGCTCGCGGCCTACCCGCACCTCTCGCTCGCCGAGAAGGCGAGCGTCGGGCGGGCGGCGCTGGCGCTCGGGCGGCTGGATCCGGCCGACCCCGCGCTCGACGAGATCGACTTCGCCACCTGGCTGCGACAGCACGGCCAGTCGCAGCGGACCATCGAAGCGCTCTGGGACCTCGTCGGCGTGGCCACCCTGAACGCGACCGCGCCGAACGCCTCCATGGCACTCGCCGCGAAGGTCTTCAAGACCGGTCTGCTCTCCGAGCCCGGCGCCGCCGACATCGGCTGGGCCGTCGTGCCGCTCGGCGAACTGCACGACACCCTCGCCCGCAAGGCGCTCGACTCCGCGGGGGTACGGACCGAGCTGCGCGCCAAGGTGGGCTCCCTGAGCCGCACCGAGGACGGCGGCTGGGCCGTCGAGAGCGGCGGGGAACGGATCGTGGCGGACACCGTCGTCCTGGCCGTGCCGCAGACCGAGACCCACGGCCTGCTGCCCGAAGGCGCGCTGGACGAGCCGGAGCTGCTGCTCGACATCGACTCCGCGCCGATCCTCAACGTGCACGTCGTCTACGACCGCAAGGTCCTGCGCCGGCCGTTCTTCGCCGCGCTCGGCTCCCCGGTCCAGTGGGTCTTCGACCGCACCGAATCCTCCGGCCTCACCGGCGGCGGACAGTATCTGGCGGTCTCCCAGTCCGCGGCCCAGGACGAGATCGACCTGCCCGTCGCCGAGCTGCGCGCCCGCTATCTGCCCGAACTGGAACGGCTCCTGCCGGCCGCCCGGGGGGCCGGTATCCGCGACTTCTTCGTCACCCGCGAACGCACCGCGACCTTCGCGCCCGCGCCGGGCGTCGGCCGGCTGCGACCCGGACCCCGCACCCGTGCCCCCGGCCTGCACCTGGCGGGCGCGTGGACCGCCACCGGCTGGCCCGCGACG
- a CDS encoding phosphocholine cytidylyltransferase family protein has translation MIGLVLAAGAGRRLRPYTDTLPKALVPVDGDKTVLDLTLANFAEVGLTEVAIVVGYRKEAVYDRKAEFEAKYGVTLTLIDNDKAEEWNNAYSLWCAREVLKKGVILANGDTVHPVSVEKTLLDARGKGQKIILALDTVKNLADEEMKVITEDGKGVRRITKLMDPATATGEYIGVTLIEPEAAEELADALRTTFERDPDLYYEDGYQELVNRGFTVDVAPIGEVTWVEIDNHDDLAKGREIACQY, from the coding sequence ATGATCGGCCTCGTACTGGCAGCCGGTGCAGGACGACGTCTGCGCCCCTACACGGACACGCTGCCCAAGGCGCTGGTCCCTGTGGACGGCGACAAGACGGTCCTCGACCTCACGCTGGCCAACTTCGCCGAGGTCGGGCTCACCGAGGTCGCGATCGTGGTCGGCTACCGCAAGGAGGCGGTCTACGACCGCAAGGCGGAGTTCGAGGCCAAGTACGGCGTGACGCTCACCCTCATCGACAACGACAAGGCCGAGGAGTGGAACAACGCCTACTCCCTGTGGTGCGCCCGTGAGGTCCTGAAGAAGGGCGTCATCCTCGCCAACGGCGACACCGTGCACCCGGTCTCCGTCGAGAAGACCCTCCTGGACGCCCGCGGCAAGGGCCAGAAGATCATCCTCGCCCTCGACACGGTGAAGAACCTCGCCGACGAGGAGATGAAGGTCATCACCGAGGACGGCAAGGGTGTCCGCCGGATCACCAAGCTGATGGACCCGGCCACCGCGACCGGCGAGTACATCGGCGTCACGCTCATCGAGCCCGAGGCCGCCGAGGAGCTGGCCGACGCGCTGCGGACGACGTTCGAGCGCGACCCCGACCTGTACTACGAGGACGGCTACCAGGAGCTCGTCAACCGCGGCTTCACCGTCGACGTGGCCCCCATCGGCGAAGTGACGTGGGTCGAGATCGACAACCACGACGACCTCGCGAAGGGCCGTGAGATCGCGTGCCAGTACTGA
- the hpnD gene encoding presqualene diphosphate synthase HpnD, with product MSRTVEGQTTYMSAPVQAAYSYCEAVTGQQARNFAYGIRLLPYEKRQAMSALYAFSRRVDDIGDGELAPEIKRTRLESTRGLLDRIRNGAVDEDDTDPVAVALADAARRFPLPLGGLDELIDGVLMDVRGATYETWDDLKIYCRCVAGAIGRLSLGVFGTEPGAPGADRAAEYADTLGLALQLTNILRDVREDAGNGRTYLPADDLAKFGCSAGFHRATPPPGSDFAGLIHFEVRRARALFAEGYRLLPMLDRRSGACVAAMAGIYRRLLDRIERDPEAVLRGRVSLPGHEKAYVAVRGLSGLDARHISKLTARGRT from the coding sequence ATGAGCCGGACCGTGGAGGGACAGACGACGTACATGTCGGCACCGGTACAGGCCGCATACAGCTACTGCGAGGCCGTCACCGGACAGCAGGCGCGTAACTTCGCGTACGGCATCAGGCTGCTGCCGTACGAGAAGCGGCAGGCCATGTCGGCGCTGTACGCCTTCTCCCGTCGGGTCGACGACATCGGCGACGGTGAGCTGGCCCCGGAGATCAAGCGGACCCGGCTGGAGAGCACCCGCGGGCTGCTCGACCGGATCCGCAACGGCGCCGTCGACGAGGACGACACCGACCCGGTGGCCGTCGCGCTCGCCGACGCCGCCCGGCGCTTCCCGCTGCCCCTGGGCGGTCTCGACGAGCTGATCGACGGCGTGCTGATGGATGTGCGCGGCGCGACGTACGAGACCTGGGACGACCTGAAGATCTACTGCCGCTGTGTCGCGGGCGCCATCGGGCGGCTCAGCCTGGGCGTCTTCGGTACCGAGCCGGGCGCACCCGGCGCCGACCGCGCCGCGGAGTACGCCGACACCCTCGGCCTCGCCCTCCAGCTCACCAACATCCTGCGCGACGTCCGCGAGGACGCCGGCAACGGGCGCACCTACCTGCCCGCCGACGACCTCGCCAAGTTCGGCTGCTCCGCGGGATTCCACCGGGCCACTCCGCCGCCCGGCTCGGACTTCGCGGGTCTGATCCACTTCGAGGTCCGCCGGGCCCGCGCCCTGTTCGCCGAGGGCTACCGGCTGCTGCCGATGCTGGACCGCCGCAGCGGAGCCTGTGTGGCCGCCATGGCCGGGATCTACCGCCGCCTCCTGGACCGGATCGAACGCGACCCCGAGGCCGTGCTCCGCGGCCGGGTCTCGCTGCCCGGCCACGAGAAGGCGTATGTCGCGGTGCGCGGTCTGTCGGGCCTCGACGCCCGCCACATCTCGAAGCTCACGGCCAGGGGGCGGACCTGA
- the hpnC gene encoding squalene synthase HpnC, whose amino-acid sequence MTRTRQARHDAAATGTLDKAADENFPVAPFFLPRAWRDDLMAVYGYARLVDDIGDGDLAPGGADARHLGLDPAQTDDRLAMLDAFEADLHRVFATTGDGPRHPLLRALRPTVRRRALTPEPFLGLIEANRQDQKIRRYGTYEELSAYCELSANPVGRLVLAITGTASPERIRRSDAVCTALQIVEHLQDVAEDLGRDRIYLPAEDMARFHVSESDLALPSAGASVRALVAYEAERARELLDEGAPLVGSVHGRLKLLLAGFVAGGRSALTAISAAGFDVLPGPPRPTKPSLLREVGVVLRRARGEG is encoded by the coding sequence GTGACGCGTACCCGGCAGGCGCGCCACGACGCCGCCGCCACCGGCACCCTCGACAAGGCCGCGGACGAGAACTTCCCCGTGGCCCCCTTCTTCCTGCCCCGCGCCTGGCGCGACGATCTGATGGCGGTCTACGGATACGCCCGGCTCGTCGACGACATCGGCGACGGCGATCTCGCCCCCGGCGGTGCCGACGCCCGCCACCTCGGCCTCGACCCCGCGCAGACCGACGACCGGCTCGCCATGCTCGACGCCTTCGAGGCCGATCTGCACCGGGTCTTCGCCACCACGGGCGACGGTCCGCGCCACCCGCTGCTGCGTGCCCTGCGCCCCACCGTGCGGCGCCGCGCGCTCACCCCCGAGCCCTTCCTCGGCCTCATCGAGGCCAACCGGCAGGACCAGAAGATCCGCCGCTACGGGACGTACGAGGAGCTCAGCGCGTACTGCGAGCTCTCCGCCAACCCCGTCGGCCGCCTGGTCCTCGCGATCACCGGAACCGCCAGTCCCGAACGGATCCGCCGCTCCGACGCCGTCTGCACCGCCCTGCAGATCGTCGAGCACCTCCAGGACGTCGCCGAGGACCTCGGCCGTGACCGGATCTATCTGCCCGCCGAGGACATGGCCCGGTTCCATGTCAGCGAATCCGACCTGGCGCTGCCCTCCGCGGGCGCATCGGTACGTGCCCTGGTCGCCTACGAAGCGGAACGTGCGCGAGAACTGCTGGACGAGGGCGCCCCGCTGGTGGGCAGCGTCCACGGCAGACTCAAGCTGCTCCTCGCCGGATTCGTCGCCGGAGGGCGCTCCGCCCTCACGGCGATCTCGGCCGCCGGGTTCGACGTACTGCCCGGACCGCCCAGACCCACCAAGCCCAGCCTGCTGCGCGAAGTGGGAGTCGTCTTGCGAAGAGCGCGTGGAGAGGGATGA
- a CDS encoding glycosyltransferase family 2 protein codes for MKLGAVIITMGNRPDELRALLDSVTAQDGDRIEVVVVGNGAPVPDVPAGVRTVELPENLGIPGGRNVGIEAFGPSGADVDGLLFLDDDGLLPNTDTAELCRRAFDTDPKLGIITFRIADPDTGATQRRHVPRLRASDPMRSSRVTTFLGGANAVRTQVIAEVGALPDEFFYAHEETDLAWRALDAGWMIDYRADMVLNHPTTAPSRHAVYHRMVARNRVWLARRNLPAPLVPVYVGVWLLLTLLRRPSGPALKAWIGGFREGWAKPCGPRRPMKWRTVWRLTRLGRPPVI; via the coding sequence ATGAAACTCGGCGCGGTCATCATCACCATGGGCAACCGCCCCGACGAGCTGCGCGCCCTCCTGGATTCGGTCACCGCGCAGGACGGTGACCGGATCGAGGTGGTGGTCGTCGGCAACGGCGCCCCGGTCCCGGACGTCCCGGCCGGTGTACGGACGGTGGAGCTGCCCGAGAATCTGGGCATCCCCGGCGGCCGCAACGTCGGCATCGAGGCGTTCGGACCCTCCGGCGCCGACGTGGACGGCCTGCTCTTCCTCGACGACGACGGCCTGCTGCCGAACACCGACACCGCCGAGCTGTGCCGGCGGGCGTTCGACACGGACCCGAAGCTGGGCATCATCACCTTCCGGATCGCCGACCCGGACACCGGCGCCACCCAGCGCCGGCACGTGCCCAGGCTCCGTGCCTCCGACCCGATGCGCTCCTCGCGCGTGACGACCTTCCTGGGCGGCGCCAACGCCGTACGCACCCAGGTGATCGCCGAGGTCGGCGCGCTGCCGGACGAGTTCTTCTACGCCCATGAGGAGACCGATCTGGCCTGGCGGGCGCTGGACGCCGGCTGGATGATCGACTACCGCGCGGACATGGTGCTCAACCATCCGACCACCGCACCTTCGCGGCACGCGGTCTACCACCGCATGGTGGCCCGCAACCGGGTCTGGCTCGCCCGCCGGAACCTGCCCGCGCCGCTGGTCCCCGTGTACGTCGGGGTCTGGCTGCTGCTGACCCTGCTGCGCAGACCTTCCGGGCCCGCGCTCAAGGCGTGGATCGGCGGTTTCCGGGAAGGCTGGGCGAAGCCCTGCGGGCCGCGGCGCCCCATGAAGTGGCGTACGGTATGGCGGCTGACGAGGCTGGGCCGACCTCCCGTGATCTGA
- a CDS encoding ABC transporter permease, whose translation MSDTTHDGGVALGTLSSADEGLSAAQTAAKYGLTVSGARPGLFEYIRQLWGRRHFIMAFSRAKLTAQYSQAKLGQLWQVATPLLNALVYFLIFGLILGTRKGMSQEIFIPFLVTGVFVFTFTQSSVMAGVRSISGNLGLVRALHFPRASLPISFSLQQLQQLLYSMIVLVLVAVGFGSYPTLSWLLVIPALAMQFFFNTGLALVMARLGSKTPDLAQLMPFVMRTWMYASGVMFSIPVMLADKPAWIADVLQYNPAAIYMDLVRFALIDGYGSENLPQHVWAVGLGWALLVGIVGFVYFWKAEERYGRG comes from the coding sequence GTGAGTGACACAACCCACGACGGTGGGGTAGCCCTCGGCACCCTGTCGTCCGCCGACGAGGGGCTGAGCGCGGCCCAGACGGCCGCCAAGTACGGCCTGACCGTGAGCGGCGCCCGGCCTGGGCTGTTCGAATACATCAGGCAGCTCTGGGGCCGACGCCACTTCATCATGGCCTTCTCCAGGGCGAAGCTGACCGCCCAGTACAGCCAGGCCAAACTCGGCCAGCTGTGGCAGGTGGCGACCCCTCTGCTGAACGCCCTGGTATACTTCCTGATCTTCGGCCTGATCCTGGGGACCCGGAAGGGGATGAGCCAGGAGATCTTCATCCCGTTCCTGGTGACCGGCGTCTTCGTCTTCACCTTCACCCAGAGCTCGGTGATGGCGGGGGTCCGGTCCATTTCCGGCAACCTCGGGCTGGTCCGGGCCCTGCACTTCCCCCGTGCCTCGCTGCCCATCTCCTTCTCGCTCCAGCAGCTCCAGCAGCTGCTGTACTCGATGATCGTCCTGGTGCTCGTGGCGGTCGGCTTCGGCAGCTATCCCACGCTCTCCTGGCTGCTGGTCATTCCCGCGCTGGCCATGCAGTTCTTCTTCAACACCGGTCTGGCGCTGGTGATGGCCAGGCTCGGCAGCAAGACCCCCGACCTGGCGCAGCTGATGCCCTTCGTCATGCGGACGTGGATGTACGCGTCGGGCGTCATGTTCTCCATCCCCGTGATGCTGGCGGACAAGCCGGCGTGGATCGCGGACGTGCTCCAGTACAACCCGGCGGCCATCTACATGGACCTGGTCCGCTTCGCGCTGATCGACGGGTACGGCTCCGAGAACCTGCCGCAGCACGTCTGGGCGGTCGGGCTCGGCTGGGCGCTGCTCGTGGGCATCGTGGGCTTCGTGTACTTCTGGAAGGCAGAGGAACGGTACGGCCGTGGCTGA